CAATTTCCAGGTATTGAACCATGGCTTAATCAAATCATGCCTAAGAAAGATCCTGTCAAAATGGTTCGATGGTAAGTCTTTATTTATCTCTATGCACAGCTCAGAATAGCTTAATATTGTATGATTAGATTGCACtcataaaaaatggaattattgtcACATTAACCATTGGTAGATTAATTATAGGAGCAGATAAATAGAATAATTCTAAAACAATATTCGTATTGTCAAgtgtttcttcatgtttgtgaaAAATGTGGCTTTGTGTACTAATTGTTTTATTAAAgagttaaatgtttttattcagacTTGGATTTAATTTCAGTTTgtactgtaaatatttgttttattgaattatctaacgatgaaattaaaataataaaatgtgaactACAATTACAGTaggtcaaaaaaaatttttttttctactggacTGGTATGGTAgatgaaacaatttaaataatggtttttttttgcctggatattttttttttttttttttaatttttttttcaacgtttatttattttggggacagagagagacagagcatgaacgggggaggggcagagagagagggagacacagaatcggaaacattGCCTggatatttaatgaaattaaaaagaagctGCTGtatctttgtatatatatgtttcatatttgttattatttaaaggGTGTTTGGTATATTCATTTTTCGAATAAAATATCTAACTTGGTACTTTGTGACATTTGTCTTACAGCCATGAACATATAGAAATCCTTACAGTAAATGGAGAATTACTGTTTTTTAGACAAAGAGAAGGGCCTTTTTATCCAACCCTAAGGTTACTTCACAAATGTAAGTCTtgttagaaaatacatatttggggATATGGAAAGATATAAGGGGAGTTGAAAGTGACTTCTGGTACTTATTTATTAATACTAGGTGATATGGGGTATAAAACTAAAATGAATCCCCGTCTTGTGGTAAAtctgaaaaatgcaaattctctcaTTATGCGGTCCAGAAAGGCCAAGaaagaacattcattcattcattcagcaagtatttattgaacttctatgtgtcaggtactgaGCTAGGTACTGAGAATATGATGGGAAGCAAAGGCAGACATGGTCGCTGTCCTTATGAAGCTCACAGTCTAGTTGGAAGAATAGACAATTAGATCATTACATGAATGTTTATTCACAGACTGTGATAAGTGCTGTGAGCACTTCCGTTTTTTAAATTCGTATCTAGATATGCCTCCTAGAGATTAACTCTATCTAAGGGAAAGCATTGGCTAATTGTGGTAGTCCCAGTTATTGTTAGTTGGGTGGCAAGGTCAGCTGTTGTGaaacaaaataatgtttgttACATACCTACATTTGCACATTGTTAGATTGAGtacattacaaaagaaaattcaaaggagATAAAATCCTGGTGCACAAGAGGTTTTCAACTGTGAAGttaaaatttctgcttttcaAACCAGTGTCTTTCTGGCATTCTAgccaagaggcagaaagaaggggagtgACTGGAAGGCTGTGTAGGTGGTAGTGGTAACTTAATGAGTTTGGTTTTTGGTAAGATGAGATAAATTTTGAATTACATGGTGGAGCAGAGGTCTGGAGCAGTGGGGCAAATCTTAAAAGAGGTGAATCATTTTAGTATTTATAAAGAATTATTTACAGTTACTTGACTAAGTATTGATTTCATCAGGTTAAAAAAGCACATTGGAGAGAAACTGAGTCCTGATGCAgtggaaaaagtttaaaatgaaaatattctggtgACGTTAATTCCTACTCAACTAAAAGAGGACAGAGACAAAGTACTCAAATGTATTGCATGAATCTAGATTAGATCCTGGtttgaaaagcaaaattcaagccctcccccttcccccacaaaaaagataaagaacacTTTCTTAGGGCTCTTGGGGGGAACTCTGAATATGGTTTGGCTATAAGACAATATTGTGGGACTATTGTTACAGTTTTAGGTATGATAATAGTATTGTGGTTATGTAGGAGAATGACTATTTTTAGGTGATATGTGCTTATTTATGGTGAAGCATTATGTTTGAAATTTCAAATGGTAGGGGACAAAATGTGTGTGCATAAATAGAGATAAAGCAAACAGAGCAAAGCGTTAATGAACAATTATTCAATCTCAGTGGGTGGCATCCAAGTATTCATTGaactattctttgtttttcattttttgatgtttgtttatttttgagagagagagacacacacttacaccacaggcaggggaggggcagagagagagagagagggagacacagaatctgaaacaggctccaggctctgagctgtgagcacagagcccaacgcagggctggaactctgaagggcaagatcatgacctgagctgaaattggacgctcaactgactgagccacccaggcaccccttcaatcAAACTATTCTTAATGGTTTTTCTGTATGTTAAGCATTTGCATAATAAGTTGGAATAGAAAGGTGTTcctatttaataatattttgctgGGAACCAACCTTTTAGAACATCCTAAAGTTATTGATGTGCAAGAAGCAGGATAATATGGTGGTTAAAAGCATACTTGGAGTtaggcagacctgggttcaattTCCAGTGTGTGTCACTTATGCCAGGCCACTTAAACAGGTCATCACTTGTTTAagccttatttccttttctttctttttttttttttaaagactttatttttaaataatctttacacccaacacagggcttgaactcataaccccaactTCAAGAATTGCATggtctacccactgagccagccaggcactccttaagctatatttccttatcttttaaaaaaatggatacattgtATATCATATCTCCCaggattgtgaggattaaatgagattcgTGCATGcaatgcctggaacacagtaatGGCTCAATATATGATAGCCATTGTAATGATGTAGTAATTGTTAAGTAACTGTCCACTGCTACTgtatattatcatcatcattattaaagGGCAGGTATTAACGAGGATGGAGAACtagaaaacaaattatgtttgtttcaggtttctttttttcaataagaTGTTTAAATTAATATGTAGTCTTGGTAGAAAAAATACTTATTCTCTGAATAGTGGGAGGGCTAGTGGTAAGACATTAAAGTGAATGAATTTTACCAATTATTAATATTCCTAGAAAGCCCTGAGAGGTCTAAAAaatccccgccgcccccccccgccccgcccagccaTTGTTTTGAATCTTTCAGGGATCCTTTAATTCTTAGattatgacacacacacacacacacacacacacacacacacacacacaaataaattttttggGATTATAAAAGGAATTTGTGTTCATTCTAGAGAATTGGAAAGTGCAGAAATAAGATCACCTGTATTCCTATGACCTAGAGATAACCATGGTTAGTATGTTGGTGTACTTCCATCCAATTATTTCCtatattgtgtatgtgtgtttatatattttttccttttttaaaaatattttttcctttttaaattgggCTCTCCGTTAAATAGCTTTTAAttaattgactttattttttagggcagttgtaaaatggagcagaaaaaagagttcccatatacttccTACCACCCTTCCCTTATTATTCTTTGGTGTCATGCATTTGTTATGACTGATGAACCAATATCGATTCATTATTATtaaccaaagtccatagtttacattagggttcattctttgCATTGTACATTTGGTGGGTTTTAccaaatgcataatgtcatgtatccatTGTTACAGTATCACTATGATACTGTCATATGATAGTATCATAGTATAATTTATTGCCCTAAGAGTCCTCTGCTCCACTTATTTGTCCCTTCCTGCTTTTTCTCCTCTCActccctagcaaccactgatctctttggtattttttttattttacttttttcctcttaacATTATATTATGAACATTTCCCAGAGTAATACATATTTTCCAAAAGTATTGTTCTATTATATATGTACTATAGACATACCTTAAGTCATTTATCTCTTCATTGTTGGACATTGAGGTTGattccagtttatttttattgtaaataatagtGCTGCAATGATTATATTTCTGCCTAAATATATTGTATATCTCTAATGTTTTCTTAGGATAAAGTCCTAGAAAGAGAATTACCAAGTCAAAGAGTATGAACCTTTTCAAGGCTGTTGATACATGTTGCCACGTAGTCCTAAAGAAAAGTTGTGCTCCATTATAAGCCTTCTAGCAGTGTATGAAAATGCTAGTTTTCCTAAATGCTTGCAAGCACTGGGAAttacttttgttaaaaatatttatcaacttGATAAATGAAGGATGgtgtttcagttttattttgcatttttcagaaTACTGTAATTTTGGGAAATATTTGCTCATGTCCTTTGCCTTTTTCTGTTGAGTCATTAGTCTCATTAATTTATgtgatgtatttcttttcttctagatCCTTTTATCCTGCCACACCAGCAGGTTGATAAAGGAGCCATCAAATTTGTTCTCAGTGGAGCAAATATCATGTGTCCAGGCTTAACTTCTCCTGGAGCTCAACTTTACCCTGCTGCAGTAGATACAGTTGTTGTATCCTTCCCAGGCTATAACTGCTGAAAAATGTATTCACAGTATTTTTGTCATTACTGGAAGATCTATCACCCAAGAGAAGATTAGGTGTACTTTTCTGGAGGTTACCGCTACTGTTGTCTCATGACTTTCTTGTTACATTTCAAGATGTGGGAAAAAACATCATTTCAGCCTTTCTTGTTGCGTTTCAATGTGTGGGAAATAACATCATTTCTATGTCCCATCTTAGAAGTTAAATGGGAACAAGTAATAAGAAGTCCCAGCTGCATTCCGGCCCAGTTACTGCCCAATGTTATCAGACTCAGGACACAGTATaaaacttgattattttttaaaatgtttatttatttgttttgagagagagtgtgtgtgtgtgcaagtaggggaggggcagggagagagggagagagagaattccaagccggtcccatgctgttagcacagagcccgatgtggggctcaaacccacgaactgtgagatcatgacctgagctgaaatcaagggttggacacttaactgactgagccaccaggcacccctgaaactcTAGATTGTTAATGGAGAGGCTATATATGATATGATTGGATCACTTCTTTAGACATCAGcttgctacttaaaaaaatttttttaatgtttatttttaagagagagagacagagtgttagcaggggaggggcagggagagagggagacacagaatctgaagcaggctccaggctctgagctgtcagcacagagtccgacgtggggctcaaactcacaaaccgcaagatcatgacctgagccaaagtgggatgcttaactgattgagccgcccaggcgcccccatcagcTTGCTACTTTTATAGTTGGCTTATCCATATATACTGGAGTAAAAGCACTCACAAGGGAAAATAGCTTAGGCACCAGGTAGAGTGTTAGAAGTGGGTAGTGGGAAATACTGACAATCCCCAACTTTTATATTACAGATCATTTTTAAGTTGGATGTTTGGGCCTCAGAACATATTTTCTCAAAGAGAAATGTTAAAGTTTCAGATAGTCCTTAAAACTCATGATGTAACTGAGTAATTTtgcataattttcatttctacagTGGTGTTTAGCTATATTCTAGATCAAATAGGTTTTTGTCAACTAGTCTGGAGAGGAGGAGATCTTCTCTTTTGTCATAAAGGGGCCATTTGCGTCAGGTTGAGAAAATACTTGGTAGGTATAGGGAAATCACTGTAGAGTGGGAAGGCCATTGGAGTGGGTTTAAGAGTGTGTCCTGTACTTGAAGGAGACTGTCTAGTCTCCCGACACTGCCCAGTGTCCTCTGTTGTGGCAGTTATGTTTAAGGGGTAGATTGTATAAGGTATATGTTGGTACCTTAGGAACAGCTTGTGTCGACAGAGATACTGgtcacataataggtgctcaaatATTTTTGGAACGCTGAGTCTATGAATTGAAAATGAGATGGAGAAAAGTATTCTGTGAggacaggttttctttttaatgtttttgactTTTCTAAGTGTTGTAGGTTTATAGTTCTGGAGATTCTCTTAAATGGAAGAATTTTCAAGTGCCTAACCTTtgcttttaaagtaatttttattttgaaacaattacaGACTTTTAGATAGTTGCAAAACTAGTGCAGGGAGATACTGTGTACCCTGGGAATTTTGCTTTGTAAAATATGTACTGCAATGTGTAACATTCTAAATGCTTCAAATGATAACCAGGAACATTTTGGTTGTTCTAGAAAGGTTGAAACATACACTGGGTTGTTACAGATAGACTGGgggtataattattattttaatgtgtccatggggcacctgggtggctcagtcggttaagcagccgacttcggctcaggtcacgatctcgcggtccgtgagttcgagcctcgtgtcggggctctgtgctgacagctcacagcctggagcctgtttcagattctgtgtctccctctctctctgaccctcccccgttcatgctctgtctctctctgtctcaaaaataaataaacgttaaaaaaaattaaaaaaatgtgtccatTACATAAAACCGGCATTCATTGATTACAACATTAGAACAaa
This region of Felis catus isolate Fca126 chromosome X, F.catus_Fca126_mat1.0, whole genome shotgun sequence genomic DNA includes:
- the MCTS1 gene encoding malignant T-cell-amplified sequence 1 isoform X2 → MFKKFDEKENVSNCIQLKTSVIKGIKNQLIEQFPGIEPWLNQIMPKKDPVKMVRCHEHIEILTVNGELLFFRQREGPFYPTLRLLHKYPFILPHQQVDKGAIKFVLSGANIMCPGLTSPGAQLYPAAVDTVVAIMAEGKQHALCVGVMKMSAEDIEKVNKGIGIENIHYLNDGLWHMKTYK
- the MCTS1 gene encoding malignant T-cell-amplified sequence 1 isoform X1; this translates as MGKGRFDEKENVSNCIQLKTSVIKGIKNQLIEQFPGIEPWLNQIMPKKDPVKMVRCHEHIEILTVNGELLFFRQREGPFYPTLRLLHKYPFILPHQQVDKGAIKFVLSGANIMCPGLTSPGAQLYPAAVDTVVAIMAEGKQHALCVGVMKMSAEDIEKVNKGIGIENIHYLNDGLWHMKTYK